The Hyphomicrobiales bacterium genome has a window encoding:
- a CDS encoding putative zinc metalloprotease R01501 (Evidence 3 : Putative function from multiple computational evidences) produces MEFAASLWNAGHFALGYLLPFLFVLTLVVFVHELGHFLVGRWCGVDVHTFSIGFGRELFGFTDRHGTRWRFALIPLGGYVKFSGDADAASAPDDAAVGRMTPEARARSLPAQSIGERAAIVAAGPIANFLLAIAIFAGTTFFFGKQVLIPRVDAVVAGSAAESAGLKAGDIVVAIDGQKVASFSEMQRIISIRPEERLSITVERGGSMLDLWVTPALSEMKTPVGTQRIGVIGVKASPKPEDWTTQHFGVVESLRAGVSESWFVVTRTYDYIAKLLRGRESTDQLSGPIRIAQVSGLVASSGGLLGLINLAAILSVSIGLMNLLPVPMLDGGHLMFYLYEALRGRPLSPRAQEIGFRVGLALVLMLMLFVTWNDIVHVRGML; encoded by the coding sequence ATGGAATTTGCAGCGTCGCTTTGGAATGCCGGGCATTTTGCGCTGGGCTATCTGCTGCCGTTTCTCTTCGTCCTCACCCTCGTCGTCTTCGTCCATGAGCTCGGCCACTTCCTCGTCGGCCGCTGGTGCGGCGTCGATGTCCACACCTTCTCGATCGGCTTCGGCCGGGAACTCTTCGGCTTCACGGACCGTCACGGGACGCGCTGGCGTTTCGCGCTGATCCCGCTCGGCGGCTATGTGAAGTTCTCCGGTGACGCCGATGCGGCGAGCGCTCCCGACGATGCCGCCGTCGGGCGGATGACGCCCGAGGCGCGCGCGCGCTCACTGCCGGCCCAGTCGATCGGCGAGCGGGCCGCGATCGTCGCTGCCGGTCCGATCGCCAATTTCCTGCTCGCGATCGCGATCTTCGCCGGGACGACGTTCTTCTTCGGCAAGCAGGTGCTGATTCCGCGCGTCGACGCGGTCGTGGCCGGCAGCGCGGCCGAAAGCGCCGGGCTGAAGGCCGGCGACATCGTGGTGGCGATCGACGGCCAGAAGGTTGCGAGCTTCTCCGAGATGCAGCGCATCATTTCGATCAGGCCGGAGGAGCGCCTGTCGATCACGGTGGAGCGCGGCGGCAGCATGCTGGACCTGTGGGTCACCCCGGCGCTGTCCGAAATGAAGACGCCGGTGGGCACGCAGCGCATCGGCGTCATCGGGGTCAAGGCCTCGCCGAAGCCCGAGGACTGGACGACCCAGCATTTCGGCGTGGTCGAATCCCTGCGTGCGGGCGTGTCCGAATCCTGGTTCGTGGTCACGCGGACCTATGACTACATCGCCAAGCTGCTCAGGGGGCGCGAATCCACGGACCAGCTCTCGGGGCCGATTCGGATCGCGCAGGTGTCCGGCCTCGTCGCCTCCAGCGGCGGCTTGCTGGGGCTGATCAATCTCGCCGCGATCCTGTCGGTCTCGATCGGTTTGATGAACCTTCTGCCGGTGCCGATGCTCGATGGCGGCCACCTGATGTTCTATCTCTACGAGGCGCTGCGGGGCCGCCCCTTGAGCCCCCGCGCGCAGGAGATCGGCTTCCGGGTGGGGCTGGCGCTGGTGCTCATGCTGATGCTGTTCGTGACCTGGAACGACATCGTCCATGTCCGCGGGATGCTGTGA
- the dxr gene encoding 1-deoxy-D-xylulose 5-phosphate reductoisomerase: MPLRTVTLLGATGSVGRSIRDVVAENPQRLAIAAVVGGRDASALAQVAVETGASFAALADESCGQLLRDALAGTGIASGAGRSAVLEAVARPADIVVSAISGAAGLEATFAALAPGRTIALANKESLVCAGEAVMARAVEVGARLLPLDSEHNALFQVLGGEPLSAIHSMTLTASGGPFRTWSAERIAAAGPEDALKHPNYAMGAKITVDSASMMNKGLELIEARFLFGLEAGQLDVLVHPQQIVHGLVTFRDGSVSAGMAVPDMRVAAAHCLGIDGRLDAPPARFLDLAASAPLSFERPDLKRFPALGLATAALREGGAMPAVLNAANEVAVAAFLAGKLRFSGIPALVEAVCAAAPAGGRAPGDVAAALAIDHDSRRRAASLLSQASFTVT; this comes from the coding sequence ATGCCGCTTCGTACCGTGACCCTGCTCGGAGCCACCGGCTCCGTTGGACGCTCGATCCGCGATGTCGTCGCCGAGAACCCGCAGCGTCTCGCGATCGCGGCCGTGGTCGGTGGCCGTGATGCGTCGGCGCTGGCGCAGGTCGCGGTCGAAACCGGCGCATCCTTCGCCGCACTGGCGGACGAAAGCTGCGGGCAGCTCCTGCGGGATGCGTTGGCCGGCACCGGAATTGCGAGCGGAGCAGGGCGCTCCGCGGTGCTGGAGGCGGTTGCCCGCCCCGCCGATATCGTCGTCAGCGCGATCTCCGGTGCTGCCGGGCTGGAAGCGACCTTCGCCGCGCTTGCCCCGGGCCGAACCATCGCGCTCGCCAACAAGGAAAGCCTGGTTTGTGCCGGCGAGGCGGTCATGGCCCGCGCAGTCGAGGTCGGTGCGCGCCTGCTGCCGCTCGACTCCGAGCACAACGCGCTGTTCCAGGTTCTCGGCGGGGAGCCGCTCTCGGCGATCCACAGCATGACCTTGACGGCATCCGGCGGGCCCTTCCGGACCTGGAGCGCGGAACGCATCGCGGCCGCCGGTCCCGAGGATGCGCTGAAGCACCCGAACTACGCGATGGGCGCCAAGATCACGGTCGATTCCGCCAGCATGATGAACAAGGGGCTGGAGCTAATCGAAGCCCGTTTCCTGTTCGGCCTGGAAGCCGGCCAACTCGACGTCCTCGTTCACCCCCAGCAGATCGTCCACGGACTGGTCACGTTCCGGGACGGCTCCGTCAGCGCGGGCATGGCCGTGCCGGACATGCGGGTGGCGGCTGCCCATTGTCTCGGCATCGATGGCCGGCTCGACGCGCCGCCGGCTCGCTTCCTCGATCTTGCGGCTTCCGCGCCGCTGAGTTTCGAGCGCCCCGATCTGAAGCGTTTCCCGGCGCTCGGCCTTGCCACGGCGGCGCTGCGCGAAGGCGGCGCCATGCCGGCCGTCCTCAACGCCGCCAATGAGGTGGCGGTTGCGGCCTTCCTGGCGGGGAAGCTGCGCTTTTCCGGGATACCCGCTTTGGTCGAGGCCGTCTGCGCGGCTGCGCCGGCCGGGGGGCGGGCGCCGGGGGATGTCGCGGCGGCGCTCGCCATTGACCACGATTCCAGACGGCGGGCCGCCTCGCTCTTGTCGCAAGCATCGTTCACTGTCACCTAG
- the cdsA gene encoding Phosphatidate cytidylyltransferase, which yields MNEPAPTAPRQGPSELKLRVLSALVLAALVLLATIWGGWPFRLLWILVAGVVAYEWLAIVSRSNAIAVGIAVAVAGLALTFSSASPAALAGTAAAAALLGALATPFLRSRLGLELCGVAYALAFALITPALRDLPGIGLALILWSFAVVWLTDIGAYFTGRKFGGPKLMPSVSPKKTWSGAIGGAAAGMLGGYLVWRLSPSMGALSAAGPIVAASLAGSIVSQAGDLFESALKRRFDTKDSSNLIPGHGGFLDRLDGYWAVLVLAGLALFAIHLNI from the coding sequence GTGAATGAGCCCGCTCCAACCGCGCCGCGACAGGGCCCGAGCGAGCTGAAGCTCAGGGTCCTTTCGGCGCTCGTCCTCGCGGCGCTGGTCCTGCTGGCGACGATCTGGGGCGGCTGGCCGTTTCGCCTGCTCTGGATTTTGGTCGCCGGCGTCGTGGCGTATGAATGGCTCGCGATCGTCAGCCGCAGCAATGCGATCGCGGTCGGCATCGCTGTCGCCGTTGCCGGTCTTGCCCTGACCTTCTCCTCTGCCAGCCCGGCTGCCTTGGCCGGCACGGCGGCCGCGGCGGCACTGCTGGGCGCGCTTGCGACCCCCTTCCTGCGCTCGCGATTGGGGCTCGAGCTCTGCGGCGTTGCCTATGCGCTCGCCTTCGCGCTCATCACCCCGGCGCTGCGGGATCTGCCCGGCATCGGGCTGGCGCTGATCCTGTGGAGCTTCGCGGTCGTCTGGCTCACGGATATCGGCGCCTATTTCACCGGCCGCAAATTCGGCGGCCCGAAGCTGATGCCGAGCGTCAGCCCCAAGAAGACCTGGTCGGGGGCGATCGGCGGAGCGGCTGCGGGAATGCTGGGCGGCTATCTCGTCTGGCGGCTGTCGCCGTCCATGGGCGCGCTCTCAGCCGCCGGGCCGATCGTCGCCGCGTCGCTGGCGGGGTCGATCGTCAGCCAGGCGGGCGACCTGTTCGAATCCGCGTTGAAGCGTCGCTTCGACACGAAGGATTCGAGCAACCTCATCCCCGGGCATGGCGGCTTCCTGGACCGGCTCGATGGCTATTGGGCTGTCCTCGTTCTGGCGGGGCTTGCGCTCTTCGCCATCCACCTCAACATCTGA
- the uppS gene encoding ditrans,polycis-undecaprenyl-diphosphate synthase ((2E,6E)-farnesyl-diphosphate specific) yields the protein MSSGQREADVSNPAHVAIIMDGNGRWAQMRGLPRHEGHRRGLEALRRTVRNASDLGISVLTLYSFSTENWRRPHAEVSFLMGLLRHFVEKDLAELSAANVRVRIIGNREDLAADLRRLVEHAETSTSANTGLVLVIAFNYGSRDEIVRAARRLASEAAAGRLDPAGIDEAAIARHLDTHDLPDPELVIRTSGETRISNFLLWQAAYAEFIFAPVMWPDFDRAAFEEALAQYRQRERRFGGVTAPAGRSVSVA from the coding sequence ATGTCATCCGGTCAGCGCGAGGCAGATGTGTCCAATCCGGCCCACGTCGCCATCATCATGGACGGCAATGGCCGCTGGGCGCAGATGCGCGGCTTGCCGCGGCACGAAGGCCATCGCCGCGGGCTGGAGGCGCTTCGGCGCACGGTTCGCAACGCCAGCGATCTCGGCATCTCGGTCCTGACGCTCTACAGCTTCTCGACCGAGAACTGGCGTCGTCCCCATGCGGAAGTCTCCTTCCTGATGGGGCTGCTCCGGCACTTCGTCGAGAAGGACCTGGCCGAGCTGTCGGCCGCCAATGTCCGGGTCCGGATCATCGGCAACCGCGAGGATCTCGCCGCCGACCTGCGCCGGCTCGTCGAGCATGCCGAGACCAGCACCAGCGCCAATACCGGCCTCGTGCTGGTGATCGCCTTCAACTACGGCTCGCGCGACGAAATCGTGCGTGCAGCCCGCCGGCTTGCGAGCGAAGCGGCCGCTGGCCGGCTCGACCCGGCCGGGATCGACGAGGCCGCGATCGCCCGCCACCTGGACACTCATGACCTGCCCGATCCGGAGCTGGTGATCCGCACCTCCGGCGAGACGCGCATTTCCAATTTCCTGCTCTGGCAGGCGGCCTATGCCGAGTTCATCTTCGCGCCGGTGATGTGGCCGGATTTCGACCGCGCCGCCTTCGAGGAGGCGCTGGCGCAATACAGGCAGCGTGAGCGCCGCTTCGGCGGCGTGACGGCTCCCGCAGGCCGCAGCGTGAGCGTCGCGTGA
- the frr gene encoding ribosome-recycling factor has protein sequence MAQTTFDLADIKRRMAGAVQSFKGDLASLRSGRASANMLDPIMVEAYGARTPLSQLATVSVPEPRLLSVQVWDRSMVQAVDKAVRESDLGLNPQTEGQVLRIRIPELNEQRRKEMVKVAHKYAEEAKVAVRHVRRDGIDVVKKLEKDGDMTKDDAARNSDLVQKATDQHIAEIDQALAAKEKEILHV, from the coding sequence ATGGCCCAGACGACGTTCGACCTCGCCGACATCAAGCGCCGCATGGCCGGTGCGGTGCAGTCCTTCAAGGGCGATCTCGCCTCGCTGCGCTCCGGCCGCGCCTCCGCCAACATGCTCGATCCGATCATGGTCGAGGCCTATGGCGCTCGCACCCCGCTCAGCCAGCTTGCCACCGTCAGCGTGCCGGAGCCGCGCCTGCTCAGCGTCCAGGTCTGGGACCGCTCGATGGTCCAGGCCGTCGACAAGGCGGTGCGCGAATCCGATCTCGGCCTCAACCCGCAGACGGAAGGGCAGGTGCTGCGCATCCGCATCCCGGAGCTGAACGAGCAGCGCCGCAAGGAGATGGTCAAGGTCGCGCATAAATATGCCGAGGAGGCCAAGGTCGCCGTTCGCCACGTCCGCCGCGACGGCATCGACGTCGTCAAGAAGCTGGAGAAGGACGGCGACATGACCAAGGACGATGCTGCCCGCAATTCGGACCTCGTCCAGAAGGCGACCGATCAGCACATCGCCGAGATCGACCAGGCGCTTGCGGCGAAGGAAAAGGAAATCCTGCACGTCTGA
- a CDS encoding Glyoxalase — protein MPRLNSIVETALYVDDLDRARAFYEDKFGLAPLLKTKTLFAYDVGGTNVLLLFLRGASLQTQRSAGGTIPPHDGSGPLHIAFAIEADELPAWERKLEELGIAVEGRMQWERGGTSLYFRDPDGNLLELATPGLWRTY, from the coding sequence GTGCCTCGCCTCAACAGCATCGTCGAGACCGCGCTCTATGTCGACGACCTCGACCGCGCCCGCGCCTTCTACGAGGATAAGTTCGGCCTCGCGCCTCTGCTCAAGACGAAGACCCTCTTCGCCTATGATGTCGGAGGCACGAATGTGCTGTTGCTGTTCCTGCGCGGCGCCTCGCTCCAGACCCAGCGCTCGGCCGGCGGCACCATCCCGCCGCATGACGGCAGCGGGCCGCTCCATATCGCCTTCGCGATCGAGGCCGATGAGCTCCCCGCCTGGGAGCGGAAGCTAGAGGAACTCGGCATCGCCGTGGAGGGGCGCATGCAATGGGAGCGCGGCGGCACGAGCCTGTATTTCCGCGATCCGGACGGGAATCTGCTCGAACTGGCGACGCCCGGCCTGTGGCGGACCTACTGA
- the pyrH gene encoding UMP kinase encodes MRPQRVLVKLSGEALAGPVGNGLDGGTLTALAADIAHASREGVEIGIVVGGGNFFRGVQGLNKGLDRTTADSIGMLGTVMNALALEHSIEAAGAPARAMSAVPMPSLCESYARKRALDHLSNGKVVILGGGTGNPYFTTDTGAALRAAELGCSHLLKATQVDGVYSADPKKDPSATRYETLTHEDAIKRDLKVMDTAAFALARDASLTIVVFSIAEPGMLAAVLRGEGRATYVTP; translated from the coding sequence ATGAGACCCCAACGCGTTCTCGTGAAGCTCTCCGGTGAAGCCCTTGCGGGACCTGTCGGAAACGGCCTCGACGGCGGCACGCTCACCGCTCTCGCCGCCGACATCGCCCACGCCTCGCGCGAGGGTGTCGAGATCGGCATCGTCGTCGGTGGCGGCAACTTCTTCCGCGGCGTCCAGGGCCTCAACAAGGGCCTCGACCGCACCACCGCCGATTCGATCGGCATGCTCGGCACGGTCATGAACGCGCTGGCGCTGGAGCATTCCATCGAGGCGGCCGGCGCTCCGGCCCGCGCCATGTCGGCCGTGCCGATGCCCTCGCTCTGCGAGAGCTATGCCCGCAAGCGCGCCCTCGACCATCTCAGCAACGGCAAGGTCGTGATTCTCGGCGGCGGCACCGGCAACCCGTATTTCACCACCGATACCGGTGCGGCGCTGCGCGCGGCCGAACTCGGCTGCAGCCATCTGCTCAAGGCGACGCAGGTCGACGGCGTCTACAGCGCCGATCCGAAGAAGGACCCGAGCGCGACCCGCTACGAGACGCTGACCCACGAGGACGCCATCAAGCGCGACCTCAAGGTGATGGACACCGCCGCCTTCGCGCTCGCCCGCGACGCGAGCCTGACCATCGTGGTGTTCTCCATCGCCGAGCCCGGCATGCTCGCCGCCGTCCTGCGCGGCGAGGGCAGGGCGACTTATGTGACGCCCTGA
- the tsf gene encoding protein chain elongation factor EF-Ts, with product MAAITAALVKELRDKTGAGMMDCKTALSANDGNLEAAIDWLRAKGLAKAAKKAGRVAAEGLVAVAVQGHEGVVVEVNSETDFVARNPEFQALAKTIADVALERGGDVEALLGHHYPGGGTVQEAIANAIATIGENMTLRRVASLKVSSGVIGSYVHGAIADGLGKIGVIVALETTAKSDELATLGRQLAMHVAATNPVALDLASVAPDVLEREKAILAEKNAGKPEHVLAKITESGLKSYAKENCLLEQAYIHDGSKSVSQVLKEIEGKVGAPVKLTGFARFALGEGIEKEEQDFAAEVAAAGGTTG from the coding sequence ATGGCAGCGATCACCGCCGCACTCGTTAAGGAACTCCGCGACAAGACCGGCGCGGGCATGATGGACTGCAAGACCGCGCTCTCCGCGAACGACGGCAACCTTGAGGCCGCCATCGACTGGCTGCGTGCCAAGGGCCTCGCCAAGGCCGCCAAGAAGGCCGGCCGCGTCGCCGCCGAGGGCCTCGTCGCCGTCGCCGTGCAGGGCCATGAGGGCGTCGTGGTCGAGGTCAACTCCGAGACCGACTTCGTCGCGCGCAACCCGGAATTCCAGGCGCTCGCCAAGACCATCGCCGATGTCGCGCTGGAGCGTGGCGGCGACGTCGAGGCGCTGCTCGGCCACCATTATCCGGGCGGCGGCACCGTGCAGGAGGCGATCGCCAACGCCATCGCCACCATCGGCGAGAACATGACGCTGCGCCGCGTCGCTTCGCTCAAGGTCTCCTCGGGCGTGATCGGCTCCTATGTCCATGGCGCGATCGCCGACGGCCTCGGCAAGATCGGCGTCATCGTCGCGCTTGAGACGACCGCCAAGTCGGACGAGCTCGCCACGCTCGGCCGCCAGCTCGCCATGCATGTCGCCGCGACGAACCCGGTCGCGCTCGATCTCGCTTCGGTCGCCCCGGACGTGCTGGAGCGCGAGAAGGCGATCCTGGCCGAGAAGAACGCCGGCAAGCCCGAGCATGTCCTCGCCAAGATCACCGAGAGCGGCCTGAAGAGCTACGCCAAGGAAAACTGCCTGCTCGAGCAGGCCTATATCCATGACGGCTCGAAGTCGGTCTCGCAGGTCCTCAAGGAGATCGAGGGCAAGGTCGGCGCTCCGGTCAAGCTCACCGGCTTCGCTCGCTTCGCGCTCGGCGAGGGCATCGAGAAGGAAGAGCAGGACTTCGCGGCCGAGGTCGCTGCCGCCGGCGGCACCACGGGCTGA
- the rpsB gene encoding 30S ribosomal protein S2 has product MALPDFSMRQLLEAGAHFGHQSHRWNPKMSPYIFGVRNNIHILDLSQSVPMLHRALQAVSDTVAKGGRVLFVGTKRQAQDAIADAAKRSAQYYVNSRWLGGMLTNWKTISASIQRLRKVDELLNGGGSGLTKKERLMLARERDKLEKALGGIKDMGGVPDMIFVIDTNKEQLAIKEAQRLGIPVAAIVDSNSDPDGITFPVPANDDAGRAIQLYCDLIARSAIDGIGRASGDHGIDLGAAEAPVVEEALEAATGSFETLTAPRGAPDDLTKLSGMGPDAVQKLNDGGIFHFWQIAAMSPADVTKVDHDLKLGGKIEREGWVAQARELVDA; this is encoded by the coding sequence ATGGCTCTGCCTGATTTCTCCATGCGCCAGCTTCTCGAGGCCGGTGCCCACTTCGGCCACCAGTCGCACCGCTGGAACCCCAAGATGTCCCCGTACATCTTCGGCGTCCGCAACAACATCCACATCCTCGACCTGTCGCAGTCGGTGCCGATGCTGCATCGCGCCCTGCAGGCCGTGTCGGACACCGTCGCCAAGGGCGGTCGCGTTCTCTTCGTCGGCACCAAGCGCCAGGCGCAGGACGCCATCGCCGATGCGGCCAAGCGTTCGGCCCAGTACTACGTCAACTCCCGCTGGCTCGGCGGCATGCTGACCAACTGGAAGACCATCTCGGCCTCGATCCAGCGCCTGCGCAAGGTCGACGAGCTGCTCAACGGCGGCGGCTCGGGCCTGACCAAGAAAGAGCGCCTGATGCTGGCGCGCGAGCGCGATAAGCTCGAGAAGGCGCTCGGCGGCATCAAGGACATGGGCGGCGTGCCGGACATGATCTTCGTGATCGACACCAACAAGGAGCAGCTGGCGATCAAGGAGGCTCAGCGCCTCGGCATCCCGGTTGCCGCGATCGTCGACTCGAACTCGGATCCGGACGGCATCACCTTCCCGGTTCCGGCCAATGACGACGCCGGCCGCGCCATCCAGCTCTATTGCGACCTGATCGCCCGCTCGGCGATCGACGGCATTGGCCGCGCCTCGGGCGACCATGGCATCGATCTCGGCGCCGCCGAGGCTCCGGTCGTCGAGGAGGCTCTCGAGGCCGCCACCGGCTCCTTCGAGACGCTGACCGCTCCGCGCGGCGCCCCGGACGATCTGACCAAGCTCTCCGGCATGGGCCCCGACGCCGTCCAGAAGCTGAACGATGGCGGCATCTTCCACTTCTGGCAGATCGCGGCGATGTCGCCGGCCGACGTGACCAAGGTCGATCACGACCTCAAGCTCGGTGGAAAGATCGAGCGCGAGGGCTGGGTTGCCCAGGCCCGCGAGCTCGTCGACGCCTGA
- a CDS encoding conserved exported hypothetical protein (Evidence 4 : Unknown function but conserved in other organisms), translating into MNFYKSLIAGVAGAVLASVVPAAAQSQADQLKVAYQAARNQLGILGYCADKGHIDASAAEIQKKLIALIPAPADVSGGDAAEAAGRKGTLSAMGIEQDLETITKAQNATPAAYCKQIGDLIKQMGAKLPQ; encoded by the coding sequence ATGAACTTTTACAAGTCGTTGATCGCCGGAGTGGCCGGGGCCGTACTCGCATCCGTTGTCCCGGCCGCCGCCCAGAGCCAGGCCGACCAGCTCAAGGTCGCCTACCAGGCTGCCCGCAACCAGCTCGGCATTCTCGGCTATTGCGCCGACAAGGGGCACATTGATGCTTCCGCGGCCGAGATCCAGAAGAAGCTGATCGCCCTCATTCCCGCGCCCGCCGATGTCAGCGGTGGAGACGCCGCGGAGGCCGCCGGCCGCAAGGGCACCCTGTCGGCCATGGGCATCGAGCAGGACCTCGAGACGATCACCAAGGCCCAGAACGCCACGCCGGCCGCCTATTGCAAGCAGATCGGCGATCTCATCAAGCAGATGGGTGCCAAGCTGCCTCAGTGA
- a CDS encoding GGDEF domain-containing protein has protein sequence MSLPLDLRTIFVTGALTCFIIGAMQLMTFATGRFTRSPVWWGTSSLCIGVGLLGAAFRGAIPDLLSIEFANTAMLAGCLLLLFGIRHFGGRELHWFGFGATLLAVWILLSLSPGEQGYSARVLIVAAVMAFCDAAIVREAIRLARQEKLRSAWLLAILFAPTVLIYAGRIVLAALDQVGSTLFPANSGANAWLAAIGVSFIVLRGQALLLLAAERSNRMLAALARRDPLTGAMNRSGVEQWLDGQMRSPRPDGVRASILLVDIDHFKAVNDTHGHAAGDEILRVFAHAVRGQLRSGDVLVRQGGDEFAIILPDIGVREAVRVAERIRGVFKDALVEFTELPGPPTLSIGVAESDLRARGLDQLLAEADEALYRAKRLGRDRVQAQLKPIEA, from the coding sequence ATGAGCTTGCCTCTCGACCTCAGGACAATCTTCGTCACCGGCGCGCTGACCTGTTTCATCATCGGCGCGATGCAGTTGATGACCTTCGCGACCGGCCGCTTCACCCGCAGCCCGGTCTGGTGGGGCACGAGCAGCCTGTGCATCGGGGTCGGCCTGCTCGGCGCCGCCTTCCGCGGCGCGATTCCGGATCTGCTCTCGATCGAATTCGCCAATACCGCGATGCTGGCCGGCTGCCTGCTGCTCCTGTTCGGCATCCGCCATTTCGGCGGCCGCGAACTGCACTGGTTCGGCTTCGGCGCGACCCTGCTCGCCGTGTGGATCCTGCTCTCGCTCTCACCCGGCGAACAGGGATATTCCGCCCGCGTGCTGATCGTCGCAGCCGTGATGGCCTTCTGCGATGCCGCCATCGTGCGCGAAGCCATCCGCCTCGCCCGGCAGGAGAAGCTGCGCTCGGCCTGGCTCCTCGCCATCCTCTTCGCCCCGACGGTCCTCATCTATGCCGGGCGGATCGTGCTGGCCGCGCTCGATCAGGTCGGCAGCACGCTGTTTCCCGCAAACTCCGGGGCGAATGCCTGGCTTGCCGCCATCGGCGTCTCCTTCATCGTCCTGCGCGGCCAGGCGCTGCTGCTGCTGGCCGCCGAGCGCTCCAACCGGATGCTGGCCGCCCTCGCGCGCCGCGACCCGCTCACGGGCGCGATGAACCGCTCCGGCGTCGAGCAATGGCTGGACGGGCAGATGCGCAGCCCCCGCCCCGACGGCGTACGGGCTTCGATCCTTCTGGTCGACATCGATCACTTCAAGGCGGTCAACGACACGCACGGCCATGCCGCGGGCGACGAAATCCTGCGGGTCTTCGCGCATGCCGTGCGGGGCCAGCTACGCAGCGGCGACGTCCTCGTCCGGCAAGGCGGCGATGAATTCGCGATCATCCTTCCCGATATCGGCGTGCGCGAGGCGGTACGGGTGGCCGAGCGGATTCGCGGCGTGTTCAAGGACGCGCTGGTCGAGTTCACCGAATTGCCGGGACCGCCGACGCTCAGCATCGGCGTCGCCGAAAGCGACCTGCGAGCCCGCGGCCTCGACCAGCTGCTGGCGGAGGCCGACGAAGCGCTCTACCGCGCCAAGCGGCTCGGCCGCGACCGCGTCCAGGCGCAGCTCAAGCCGATCGAGGCTTAA